From a single Carassius carassius chromosome 8, fCarCar2.1, whole genome shotgun sequence genomic region:
- the ppp1r8a gene encoding protein phosphatase 1, regulatory subunit 8a isoform X1 codes for MFTQYSARLGKMAANASTDTAVFDCPSWAGKPPPGLHLDVVKGDKLIEKLIIDEKKFYLFGRNPDLCDFTIDHQSCSRVHAALVYHRHLKRVFLIDLSSTHGTFLGRIRLEPHKPQQVPIDSTMSFGASTRVYTLREKPQTQSSSSTGDSKGLEDEELKGLLGLPEEETELENLTEFNTAHNKRISTLTIEEGNLEIQRPKRKRRSSRVSFSEEEEIINPEDVDPSVGRFRNMVQTALVPIKKKKLEGHSTLGLEESVARRLQSFPLSAGLYGDLPPASHEASHEATGQGGSSAITGGTPLAFPNPAPEVDVSPMTAQPPAVLNPTPASGPYSAETLNEPRKKKYAKEAWPGKKPTPSLLI; via the exons ATGTTTACCCAGTATTCCGCGCGACTGGGCAAAATGGCGGCGAATGCAAGCACAGACACAGCTGTCTTCGACTGCCCGTCATG GGCAGGAAAACCTCCACCTGGACTCCATCTGGACGTGGTTAAAGGAGACAAATTAATAGAG AAGCTGATCATCGATGAGAAGAAGTTCTATCTGTTTGGGAGGAACCCTGACCTCTGTGACTTCACCATAGACCACCAGTCGTGCTCGCGGGTGCACGCGGCGCTGGTCTACCACAGACACCTCAAGAGAGTGTTCCTCATCGACCTCAGCAGCA CCCACGGCACATTTCTGGGCAGAATCCGCCTCGAGCCGCACAAACCTCAGCAGGTGCCGATCGACTCCACCATGTCGTTCGGAGCGTCCACACGCGTCTACACGCTGAGAGAGAAACCACAGACGCAGAGCAGCTCCAGCACCGGAGACAGTAAAGGGCTGGAGGACGAGGAACTGAAGGGGCTGCTGGGACTGCCAGAGGAAGAGACCGAGCTCGAG AACCTGACAGAGTTCAACACGGCTCATAACAAACGCATTTCTACGCTCACCATTGAAGAGGGAAACCTGGAGATCCAGAGAcccaagaggaagaggaggagctcGCGAGTTTCCTTCAGTGAAGAAGAGGAGATCATCAACCCAG AGGACGTGGACCCGTCTGTGGGACGCTTCAGAAACATGGTGCAGACGGCTCTGGTTCCTATTAAG AAGAAGAAGCTGGAAGGCCACAGTACTCTGGGATTGGAGGAGAGTGTGGCGCGGCGGTTACAGAGCTTCCCACTGAGCGCTGGGCTTTACGGAGACCTGCCTCCCGCCAGCCACGAGGCCAGCCACGAGGCCACAGGACAGGGCGGCTCGTCTGCCATCACGGGCGGGACGCCCCTGGCCTTCCCCAACCCAGCCCCGGAGGTAGACGTCTCGCCCATGACGGCGCAGCCACCCGCTGTGCTGAACCCCACTCCTGCTTCCGGACCCTACTCGGCCGAGACACTCAACGAGCCGCGCAAGAAGAAGTACGCCAAGGAGGCGTGGCCTGGCAAAAAGCCCACCCCCTCCCTGCTGATTTGA
- the ppp1r8a gene encoding protein phosphatase 1, regulatory subunit 8a isoform X2 — MSFGASTRVYTLREKPQTQSSSSTGDSKGLEDEELKGLLGLPEEETELENLTEFNTAHNKRISTLTIEEGNLEIQRPKRKRRSSRVSFSEEEEIINPEDVDPSVGRFRNMVQTALVPIKKKKLEGHSTLGLEESVARRLQSFPLSAGLYGDLPPASHEASHEATGQGGSSAITGGTPLAFPNPAPEVDVSPMTAQPPAVLNPTPASGPYSAETLNEPRKKKYAKEAWPGKKPTPSLLI, encoded by the exons ATGTCGTTCGGAGCGTCCACACGCGTCTACACGCTGAGAGAGAAACCACAGACGCAGAGCAGCTCCAGCACCGGAGACAGTAAAGGGCTGGAGGACGAGGAACTGAAGGGGCTGCTGGGACTGCCAGAGGAAGAGACCGAGCTCGAG AACCTGACAGAGTTCAACACGGCTCATAACAAACGCATTTCTACGCTCACCATTGAAGAGGGAAACCTGGAGATCCAGAGAcccaagaggaagaggaggagctcGCGAGTTTCCTTCAGTGAAGAAGAGGAGATCATCAACCCAG AGGACGTGGACCCGTCTGTGGGACGCTTCAGAAACATGGTGCAGACGGCTCTGGTTCCTATTAAG AAGAAGAAGCTGGAAGGCCACAGTACTCTGGGATTGGAGGAGAGTGTGGCGCGGCGGTTACAGAGCTTCCCACTGAGCGCTGGGCTTTACGGAGACCTGCCTCCCGCCAGCCACGAGGCCAGCCACGAGGCCACAGGACAGGGCGGCTCGTCTGCCATCACGGGCGGGACGCCCCTGGCCTTCCCCAACCCAGCCCCGGAGGTAGACGTCTCGCCCATGACGGCGCAGCCACCCGCTGTGCTGAACCCCACTCCTGCTTCCGGACCCTACTCGGCCGAGACACTCAACGAGCCGCGCAAGAAGAAGTACGCCAAGGAGGCGTGGCCTGGCAAAAAGCCCACCCCCTCCCTGCTGATTTGA
- the LOC132145689 gene encoding serine/threonine-protein kinase pdik1l, translating into MKKRMVSSQAKYELIQEVGRGSYGVVYEAAVRQTGARVAVKKIRCHSPENVELALREFWALSSIQSQHPNVIHLEECVLQRDGLAQRMSHGSSSSLYLELVETSLKGEITFDPRCAYYLWFVMDFCDGGDMNAYLLSRKPSRKTNTSFMLQLGSALAFLHRNQIIHRDLKPDNILISQGRTPAGSPEPTLKVADFGLSKVCSCSGLNPEEPASVNKCFLSTACGTDFYMAPEVWEGHYTAKADIFALGVIIWAMVERITFVDVETQKELLGSYVQQGEDIVPLGEALLENPKMELHIPARKKSMNAGMKQLIREMLSANPQERPDAVELELRLVRIACRELDWDT; encoded by the exons ATGAAGAAGAGGATGGTGAGCAGTCAAGCCAAGTACGAGCTGATCCAGGAGGTGGGCCGGGGCAGCTACGGTGTGGTTTACGAGGCAGCTGTACGGCAGACCGGTGCTCGCGTGGCTGTGAAGAAGATCCGCTGTCACTCGCCGGAGAACGTGGAGCTGGCCCTGAGGGAGTTCTGGGCCCTGAGCAGCATCCAGAGCCAGCATCCCAACGTCATCCACCTGGAGGAATGCGTTCTCCAGAGAGACGGTCTCGCCCAGAGGATGAGCCACGGCTCCAGCTCCTCGCTCTATCTGGAA TTGGTGGAGACCTCCCTGAAAGGTGAGATCACATTCGACCCCCGCTGCGCCTACTACCTGTGGTTCGTCATGGACTTCTGCGATGGTGGAGACATGAACGCCTATCTCCTGTCACGCAAACCCAGCCGCAAGACCAACACCAGCTTCATGCTGCAACTGGGCAGCGCTCTTGCCTTCCTGCATCGCAACCAGATCATCCACCGAGACCTCAAACCCGACAACATTCTCATCTCGCAGGGCAGGACCCCGGCCGGGTCCCCTGAACCCACCCTGAAGGTGGCTGACTTTGGTCTCAGCAAGGTCTGCTCCTGTTCTGGTTTGAACCCCGAAGAACCGGCAAGCGTCAACAAGTGTTTCTTGTCCACAGCTTGTGGGACGGACTTCTATATGGCCCCTGAAGTCTGGGAGGGCCACTACACCGCAAAGGCTGATATTTTTGCTTTGGGGGTCATCATATGGGCCATGGTGGAACGGATTACGTTTGTAGATGTAGAGACTCAGAAGGAGCTCTTAGGGAGCTACGTCCAACAGGGGGAGGATATAGTCCCATTGGGGGAGGCTCTGCTGGAGAACCCCAAGATGGAGCTCCACATTCCGGCTCGGAAGAAGAGCATGAACGCTGGCATGAAGCAACTGATTCGGGAGATGCTCTCCGCCAATCCACAGGAGCGACCCGACGCCGTTGAGCTGGAGCTCAGGTTGGTTCGGATCGCATGCAGGGAACTCGATTGGGATACGTGA